The Vicia villosa cultivar HV-30 ecotype Madison, WI linkage group LG1, Vvil1.0, whole genome shotgun sequence genome includes a region encoding these proteins:
- the LOC131623044 gene encoding putative pentatricopeptide repeat-containing protein At1g12700, mitochondrial encodes MSFTRSRLISYSNSLFSFHFLSKPFSHSLHQFTPNHIIHDAISSFHSLLHMHPTPSIIQFNKILGFLAKTKNHYTTVISLSDQLEFNGITPDIATLTILINCYSHLGQLNFAFSTLAKILKLGYEPNTITLTTLVNGLCLNGKVREALHFHDYVVARGFHFDQFGYASLINGLCKIGETRAAMQMLRKIEGKLVRLNEVMYNTVIDSFCKDKCVDDAYELYSEMIAKRISPDVVTFNSLIYGFCIVGQLKKASSFLNEMVLKNIYPDVCTFTILVDALCKEGNVKEAKNLLVVMMKEGVIPNVVVYNSLMVGYCLVNEVNKAEHVLRTISRMGVAPDVRSYSIMINGLCKMKMVNEALSLFNEMCCKGIAPNTVTYNSLIDGLCKLGRISHAWKVVDEMHDNGQPADIFTYSSLIDALCKNHLVDKAIALVKNIKDHGIIPDIYTYSILIDGLCKGGQLKNAHNIFKDLLTKGYCLNIQTYTIMINGFCKEGLFDESEALLSKMEDNGIIPNAITYEIIIRALFHKDENEKAEKLLCEMIARGLL; translated from the coding sequence ATGTCGTTCACAAGGTCAAGGTTAATTTCTTACTCCAATTCTCTTTTTTCATTTCACTTTCTCTCTAAACCTTTTTCTCACTCTCTGCATCAATTCACTCCTAATCATATCATTCATGATGCCATTTCCTCATTCCATAGCTTGCTCCACATGCATCCTACCCCATCCATCATCCAATTTAACAAGATTTTAGGTTTTCTTGCTAAGACTAAGAATCATTACACCACTGTTATTTCCCTTTCGGaccaattggaattcaatggaaTTACACCTGATATTGCTACTTTGACCATCTTGATCAATTGTTACTCCCATCTAGGTCAATTGAATTTTGCATTTTCTACATTGGCAAAGATTCTTAAATTAGGTTATGAACCGAATACCATAACCTTGACTACACTTGTCAATGGTTTGTGCCTTAATGGTAAGGTGAGAGAAGCTTTGCACTTTCATGATTACGTGGTTGCGCGTGGATTTCACTTTGATCAATTTGGTTATGCGTCATTGATTAATGGGTTGTGTAAAATTGGGGAAACAAGAGCTGCCATGCAAATGTTGAGAAAGATTGAAGGGAAATTGGTCAGGCTTAATGAGGTAATGTATAACACCGTTATTGATAGTTTCTGTAAAGATAAATGTGTAGACGATGCCTATGAGTTATATTCCGAAATGATTGCAAAGAGAATTTCTCCTGATGTTGTCACTTTCAATTCTCTAATCTATGGATTTTGTATTGTCGGTCAATTGAAAAAAGCGTCTAGTTTTTTAAATGAGATGGTGTTGAAAAACATCTACCCGGATGTTTGTACTTTTACTATACTGGTTGATGCTCTTTGTAAGGAGGGAAATGTGAAAGAAGCTAAGAATCTATTAGTTGTGATGATGAAAGAAGGTGTAATACCTAATGTTGTTGTTTACAATTCATTAATGGTTGGGTATTGTCTAGTTAATGAAGTGAATAAGGCCGAGCATGTGTTGAGAACTATTTCTCGAATGGGAGTAGCACCTGATGTTCGGAGCTATAGTATCATGATAAATGGATTGTGTAAGATGAAAATGGTCAATGAAGCCTTGAGTCTCTTTAATGAAATGTGTTGCAAAGGAATTGCTCCTAACACAGTGACTTACAATTCTCTCATTGACGGTTTGTGCAAATTAGGTAGAATCTCGCATGCTTGGAAGGTTGTTGATGAGATGCATGATAATGGTCAACCAGCTGATATATTCACTTACAGTTCTTTAATAGACGCTTTATGCAAAAACCATCTTGTTGACAAGGCTATTGCATTAGTCAAAAACATCAAAGACCATGGCATTATACCGGATATCTACACGTATAGCATACTTATCGACGGACTATGCAAAGGGGGACAACTTAAAAACGCACATAATATTTTTAAGGATCTTTTGACTAAGGGTTATTGTTTAAATATCCAAACTTATACAATTATGATCAATGGATTTTGTAAAGAGGGCTTGTTTGATGAATCAGAGGCCTTGCTGTCAAAAATGGAGGACAATGGTATCATTCCTAATGCTATAACATATGAAATTATTATCCGAGCACTCTTTCATAAAGATGAGAATGAAAAGGCCGAGAAACTTCTTTGTGAAATGATTGCTAGGGGTCTACTATAA